cagtttcaaagccAGGCGAAGTCTCGATTGcaccttcgccttgtcaaaaatatgatgcgcgcgtTGCCTAAACTGGTTTAACCGGAGTGTCTAGCCCAgaacttgacacgatttctgcaagTTTACAACAAGTTTATTTGTACCACACGTAAATAGGGATACACGAAATAAGTAATGGACTTAAGAAAGGTACAATGCCCCCTAGAAAATAACTAAGAAGCTAATCTAGGTAAGAGGTAGGATAAATGATTTTACGTCTAAAGGACCTCTCTTGCTTgccctctggtgagttttagagaggctctgctcgcagggtgggtGCTCGTTAGCTTGACCAACGATTTTAAAGGCCCCAGAAAGCGAGCGAATGTGGTCGCAGAAATCTTTCTCTCTGGATCAGGCGTCTTACAGTGCGGAAAGaacgaaacaattttttttcgaaaatacGACCAAAAGTCTTGTTTCTTTGAGAAGCTGTTAAACATCTATAGTTCAAGAATTTATCAATATCAAACAGGTTTCTTTGATGTTCGGCAAAATCGAGTTTCATCCTGTCGTTTTCCGTTAACGCGTTATAAAATCTCTCGATCTTTAAAGGCCCTGGTCGTCATTAATGACGCTGGCATAAGCAAGAGAAACATGCACATAGTCAGGAACTACGGAATCCGGAGCTACTTACCACCCTTTGCTGAGACAAAACGACAATTGTTTGGGCTTTTCTTGTCGTGTTTAGTCAGGACATGGCTTTAGGCTGCACACGTTAAAAAAAACCGACTCAATTAATTCACGTACTTATTGCACGTGTGTACTGGGCTTGCTATTCACGTGCGCCTTCTTAAACAACTACCACGAATATGGCGGAATCAAGtgcaagaaagaagaaaaataagggCAAATGCTCTGAGAGTAGAACCAATTCCCAATTTGTTTTCTGTAGCCAAATATCAATCATCTGTTTATGTTACCTTTTTCATAGCTCCCGACAAATGGCCTGACAACTTTAGGGGAATCCCCGGCAAGGCTGAACAGCTTGACATCGGATGGACTGTAAGTACCTCAAAAAATAAACGTTTGTTTTGGTCCTTCCTTGACACACTAATTCCACAAGATTAACTTCCCATCTATACTTGTGCGATTTAAAAATTCTCTGTTTTTACCTTGGTGGAAACaaagcaaatatttttcatccgCAGCAGCGTTTTAGAATCGTTTTCTCAGGTCGAACCTAAAACGCTGGAAGCTGGTGAAAACAAGTAATTAATTGGAATTCCCCACGCTTTCTGCGTCATCGATTTCAAAAGTCTTCGTTTTCACTTAAAGttattccctggttttgcattgcgcaaccccaCTGCGCTGAAGGAAgttcttgcgtcattggcaaACGCATttgcattgataaaatggcggattttcattgacgccaaggTTACTCCAAAGAATGGTTTTTTCCAAGACTTGCGCGTTATTCGTTGTTAaccgagttttgtccaagattgtagttccATGCCCATGACGTGTAAGTTGCGGTTGCTGATTGGCTTACGCGACGTAGAGAAACTAAATAGAGTGAGACCAGTTTCACTAAGTGGTGTTACACAGTGAAACTTTTGTGTTTGTCACCACTACTATCGTTGCGACCGTTGTAGAAGTtgaaagcggttctacttttaaagaaaatgtttgtttcagAGCCTGACCAGGGTCGTGACACAATGAAAGAGCAaacgttgtctataactttctcaaTATCTGATTGGTTTATCTCCCAAATGAGCGTTTCGGATATGCTCTTACAATTGCGTGGCACGGTGACGtgagcatgacgcgagcagcgttgtctaggcTCTTATCGACAAAGTCAAATTAGCCAATCCGATTACGAGATTaaaagcaattgtggtaaaattcgCTTTTGCAGGCCATGCGAATGGTGGAATGGAATGGTCCAGGCCTCTTCTACAAGCTGTGGTATGGGCGAGTAGGTCAGGTAAATAGTTTGGAGAAAACCGTACTTGACGATCCTAAAACAGAGAGATTTAACGTTCCCAATGCTGGGTATTACATTCTGTGGCAGTTCCAGATTCAAGCTATTAACGATATTGCACCTGGACCAAAAAGTCCATTtgttaaggcattttcaggccAGGACCCACCCGCTGGAAGACCAGAAGTTGTCACTGTGGGAACCGTGACGGCACGCAGTGTGGAATTGTCATGGAAATCTGTTACTGTTAGCAGAGGAAGTGTGGATGGATACAGGGTAAGTGGAGAGCCTTTTCTTATGGGGAATATAATAGCAGCGTTGCTGGGAGGTCGCTAACGTAGGGTGCTAGGGGCTGTCAGAGGAGTTATGAGTAAATAGCATAGGAGGGGAAAGCTCTAAAGTTTTGTTGATTACTGAGTATCCACAAAAGACGGGTTGCCTCAAATGCTGTCATCGCTGCGCCATCTGCACACTCATGCTCTTTTGTGTTTCATTAATGCGCCAGATTTATTACTGGGGAGAAAGCCTTGTTTCTTCGAAGAGACGAAGACGTGCTGTTCCAACTTTTGCGTCATCCACAAATGTAACGGGAGGAGGTATGCAGAGTTCTACTGTGCCCGGGTTGAAACCGTACACGCGTTACACCATAGGAGTCACTGCCTACAACAGCGGAGGCGATGGACCGGAGAGCGCAGAAGTTAAAGCTAATACGTTAGAAGCCGGTAAGGTTGTTCTCATGTTTAAGGAGAACTAGTACATTCCTTTcagttagtttctttttgttttttgtttgtttgttgttatcTTCATGAGCATCATCTCTAGCCTGTGGCTCACTGGAAGAGCACCCGATCAAGAGATCGGATACCGGAGTCGAAGGTTCGACTACTCGTCTCATGTCACGTAATTAGGTCTTGTCTTTGCATAGCTAAGGTCTCAGAACGTGAGATTTTGTCGTTCGAGAACAGGATGGAAATTCTTTtaatcttcaaaatttaaaaatgggcGTTGTTTTTCTAATTAGGCACCATTTCGTGGTGTTCTCGTTTAAGTTTACGCCGGCGTGAAGCTTAAGCGATGGTGCTTATATATGACTGGCCACCCCCCTTGGGAAGGGGGTATATGGTagcgttcatttacattgtaagtgTTGTCTTTGAATTACAataccgtgtagcacttttattttgcgggaTTTAATTTTTGCGGAGTTTCCGCATCTGTCTGCATTCCTTTTCACTTTATTTTTGAGTTAATGTGTAAATATAATTGTACCTATTCCAATGCTTCGATAAACAGCACAGTACCTTGGCTGGCCGATGCGCCCATATATCATTTAGCTTAAGTGTCtggttgagtagtggaggcaaaatgtAAAGTTAgttttgctgctgttgttgttgttgtcgttatcgtcgtcgtcgtcgttgtagttgttgttgtcgtcgtcgtcgttatTGTTCTTGTTGTCGTTCTTCTCGTtcttgtcgttgttgttgttgtcgttgtcgtcgtcgttgttgtcgtagttgttgttgttgtcgttgtcgttcttgtcgttgttgttgttgtcgtcgtcgttgtcgttgttgttgttgttgctgttgtcgtcgttgttgttgtcgtagctgttgtcgttgttgttgttgttgtcgttgccgttctGGTCgttgttgtcgtcgtcgtcgttcttgTCATTGatgttgttgtagttgttgttgctgctgcaaTTAAAGATTTTTCAGCCAGTTTTGTCTATTTTGTCTTTGGTTTAGAACCTGGACCACCGTCGAATGTCAAGATCTATGCTTTTGCAATGTACATCTTGGTCAGGTGGGAGCCTCCCTTGGAACCCAATGGCATTATCACTAAGTATCGTATAGGCTCCAACACGTTCACAGGATCTCAGCACAACGACGTCGAGATAACGAATATGCAGGAAACTAAAGCTGATGTGCGTGAGAAATTACTGGGAAATATGGAACCTGAAACGAACAATGTCATAGAAATACAGGCTATGACAGCAATAGGGTGGGGAGAGGGCGTGAGAAAGACTAAAAGAACTGTGCCGTGGTCAGGTAAGATCCTCAAGCTTCCATCCATAAGGattgaatttttgaagaaacaagagGCTTCAAGTAGCCTTTTCTCTGACCGCATCCTCGGTTTTGGCCATGGCCGGTACAAAGGTCACTGACTCATGATGTGTCAAAGTCACGTTTAAAAAAACCGGACATTTCGTGCGCTGAAATGGTAAAGTTCTGAAAAGCAATTTTGCCGTCTAAATTCACGCCTGCTTGGGTGGCTTAAGGAAGATGGCATCCTCAGGATCGAAACCAGCATGATTTCCCCCAATTCGGTAACAGTTTGTAGAAATACTTTTGCTATAAGTTTACGTCATCTATGACATGAACTTTGGCCTGAAATTAAAGCcgaaagaaaacaatggaaaaaaagTATAAATCTTAGCAGAAATAGAATGGATGAAGGAGTTAACTTGCTAAAGAAGCAGTGGTGCTGCGTCGAAGGGGAGAGAAACTCAGGCAGAagtgggtttatcaactgagtttgtgtgaaaaaaaaagaatcaccGAGGAGAATTCTAAAAGTGATGTTTCGAGTGAAGGgctgacgctcgaaacgtctGCTTTCGAATTTCTTCACGGTGGTCAATTatcatatcaactcagttgattcatcgagtcctttcacgggttCATATCCCATTGATTCTGCCTGAATTCTTCAGATGTCTACTATAAGGggcaattgctgaaattgtccagttaagtgctaAGATCACTTCTACATTTCGTCTTTTACTCTCCCTTCAAATTCTAAAATATACACATGGCTTTAAATAACTTGCAtggtagagcgagtttcaatcgagtgtcgtcaaaccaaaaccaaagtaattactttggccaatcaaaaaggacggagacaatccagtaaaccaatcaaaactcgaagcaattacacgtagccgacacaaagcgcgggaaaatgtgcacgcgcgagccacgattggttttggtttcactcttGATTGTTcggaaaagtggcgcgagaactttgagccaatcactgagtgaagaaatgcaaaaccaaagcaactcgctaattactttcgacactcaattgaaaaccgctttaaacCGATTCTTCCATTTTACTTCTATAGCTCCTGCCAAGCCTGAGAAGCCAGAACTCGAAGGAAAAGCAGTAAATAAAGTTAGAGTTTATTACAAGTTTGGATTAGGTGGCGGCTACACCCACGAGTTCTTGGTTATGTATAGGAAGAAAGGTAAGTACTTTTACAACTTAACTTTCTTGTCGCTTTTTAGAATGAAAATCAAGTTACATGTTTCGacttataatatatatataaaacagAGTTAACGGAatagaatgtaatgtgaagtgctcgatttctatcccagatgaaccatgtgagcgttagccctactgatggaaatggccccacacaaggacagagaaaaactctgaccagggtgggaattgaacccacgaccttcgggttagatctccgccgctctaccgactgagctacaaggtcagacgggagcaggccgtgggaactgaagatgttaaagtcacggcaatgaacatgtacaagtacaaggaaaggttacgtttatacaaacgttggccgtgtagcactcatattttaaacagagttaactgaatagagtgtaatgtgaagtgctcgatttctatcccatatgaaccatgtgagcgttagccctactgatggaaatgggcccacacaaggacagagaaaaactctgaccagggtgggaattgaacccacggccttcgggttagatctcacgctcccgtctgaccttgtagctcagtcggtagagcgggaGGAGATctaacgagaaatgctgtgggaacacgagccgcaggtgagtgtttccacagctttttcgcgttctcccaaactttcacgagtgttcCGTATTTAATTTCTCTCTCTCGCTTCTTGTCATGAATTATTAAGACAGGCTCCGCATTTTATCTTGCAGTAGTTGGAGAGGAATTTCGGAACTCAAGCTGGATAAGTCAGTTTGAGGAGAAGAGTGTTGAGATCGACCGTTTGGATCCAGATCTGTACGAGTTCAAGACTATAGCGCGAAATGATTTTCCCGATGAAGCCAATCCTGAAGAAAGTCCAGAAAGTGAAGTCGTGGAAGGAAGGCCTTTACCAGGCATCTTTAGTAAGTATTACTTCTATGTCACGCTAGAGAGAGTTTCACGCAAGTAAGATTGTCACGGAATCGGTCATGTTCTAAGTGTGCATACAACTTCATACAGAGGATACTACGTTCTACgcataccttctgcgcatctccagatacttggatttcgTATCGtcgatgcttaccaatacagggatattttcgcgcggtttaaaactatccggagaaagtagatcttagtatgtactcttggtattcaaaaagaaaattggggtaaccatgcatttttgagagataattaagtctcaatttgagaaagaacggcatacattgctttgtattttaaagctttttacaaatattattcatcaattatctttgaaaaatgcgtggttacccccaattttgtttttggatttcaataacacttgttaagatctacatttcctgcataatcacacaccggggcaaaaatatgtttaattggtaggcaccgtccttaatagacGAAAAAAAAGAAGCCTTCCACTCAAACGAGCCTGTAGGAAGACGACAGATTGAGTTCGATAAAATAAGCAATTCTGATCATTTTGTTGTACATCAAAGCTGATACCACTACGTCCTGCACAAAGGTCATTGCCTTCTGTGAGCTAAACAGCTTTCGTCGGTCCGTCTGTAATCTGCTGCCTAGAGGTTAACCCTTTAACTTCTGTTTTCTATAATTTCTTTGACTTAGTACTTGGAGGTTAAGGTCTGGCCACTGGGTAAGATGTGTAACTTCGTCAGACCACGACCCGTCATACCTCTCCACACCATCACCTTTGCACTTTGTTTCACCTGGTATGCCGGGGAACGTCGCACTCCTGAGAGCCCCATACTTTGCGGTTTTTTGGATTCGGGTTATGAACTACATACTTACAACAGTCACCTGTAAATAAGAAGTTCTCCCAATCCTCTGCCGTGAGCTTGGAGTATTTCCTGGCAAATTTCAAACGAGGCCTTCTTTGCCTGTCACTTAACAGTGGTATCGTCTTTTGCTTGAAAGCTTTCCACCTTCCGTTGGTCAATCTCCATACCGTTGTGCTCGAAACGTTGATATTGTGATGTTGAAGTTTATCTTTCTTGTTGAGTTATTACGCTTATACTTAGCTTTCTTGATTACATTTCTTGATCAATAGAACTTCTGTAGCGCTTTTTAAAGAGTATGTATGGGAAACGTTTAAGTTCTGGTGAGACACATTCCCATTTTGTTTTTAACTGCGCAATAATTAAATGCAGGTCTACCATAATTAGTGAGTACTGATGGCTAaggccgcggctacacgagcgattttttgctcgcgccggtgatgcgatttttttcaaattttgtcgcgtcgcctgcgcgcgagggtggctacacttgtgacaaattgaaggccgcgcgagtcgcatacttcaagagacctgggcactataaacagacattcctcctttaatttcattggctaaatactccTGAGTCGCGTCCcaagcgcgggcaaaaagttgcagggtggctacacgggcaactatctgcgattttgtcgcgaaagtttcaactctggcgacttttttcttgcgatatTTTCAGCTGTCGCGTTGCCTGTTCAAGGGAACACCGCGGCAAAACGTTTGCGCATGCGTGATCTTCCGCATTTCCGGTTTGCTTCACTGTCTCCGCATGAGTCGCGCAATATGGCACGTGATACGTTTCCGGGACCatcattggctctcgtgagAAGAGCACTCTCGAGAGGAACAGGAGAATGGCTGCCGTATGAGAACCGGTACCTTGTTGGTTtacgttctttttagagcgatcaaggctagtttgaAGGTTAGTTTCAAGTGGAGTGTATTCTTTgagaacgtctatgttgtgtaaaacgtTTGCAAGTCAATCCAACAAGTATCCTCGGAAAacttgctcctggaaaattttatttcgtgggagaagagctgcgaaacaggtaagttttttacgcaatttttaatgtagAAAGTTAGTTGCCatcgggtacaaaaagttactgtaatgtgcaggaagaaggattcccaaggtttccgttcatgtgtgaattggcttgtggcagggaaatggcaatattgtgcaacgtgaaggttatttttttctgcgttactccttacgatcggcacctctacataacatgaatgatcaatgattcgatcagatgtgaatttgattttgagtgTGAGtgtgtcattgggaacgtaaccctagcatcaaatattttaaatagctgcttttaaggtaaTTATATTCTCTTTTCTtgttaatatatctttaagttATTATACTTCTTAGCAGTCACAACCCCGGGGTCGCAACTCACCGATCCATGTCGACgtcaatttcattattttttccgTTAaaatagttaccaagttatggatttgcaattaatttgtgttTAAGGCACGTTTTTGACCCTGCCACTATCCATgttttagttaaaataatgtttggaagaactgAAGTGTGGGTACATTACTAGAGctattatatatatagatatctaTAGATTCAAATTCGTGACTCTTTGCGTGtaacaaatcatttttttatcagactattgttttgtggaagcattaatgatgtaatttggttttaggggactgtcatgtgttgtcgGATCAAGttaatctgttttgagtcatgtgatggttgacagtggatagttgttcctgaaatgAAGAATTACATTATTACCATGGACgtttttggttacaccccacatgttgttcttttcttagatg
Above is a genomic segment from Montipora capricornis isolate CH-2021 unplaced genomic scaffold, ASM3666992v2 scaffold_397, whole genome shotgun sequence containing:
- the LOC138035457 gene encoding fibronectin type III domain-containing protein-like — its product is MIVSSTYVEVLGIAPSFQKNGFGPFYLFQDSEGRLKCDPEAAPRPTVFTWYKEDVEITPGVTYQIESDGTLVISNVQRSRDQGKYACYAESFLGNALAENTAIVYEKTRIILAPKDRNVTEGSRVDLRCEAQVDDRLELHYLWKRDDAIIEYNQRVTWERTVLTIADLTVEDAGIYTCLAYTPDPKRSEDSVSATIDIAGAPYPPYNLKLSSDCQNRNTTLTWVTGGANQAPITHFLVERKSAYADDFWQVIANVTKLYATSYALVKMAGNADLALRVRAVNGFGPSRPSKPTSSVCRTDAAAPDKWPDNFRGIPGKAEQLDIGWTAMRMVEWNGPGLFYKLWYGRVGQVNSLEKTVLDDPKTERFNVPNAGYYILWQFQIQAINDIAPGPKSPFVKAFSGQDPPAGRPEVVTVGTVTARSVELSWKSVTVSRGSVDGYRIYYWGESLVSSKRRRRAVPTFASSTNVTGGGMQSSTVPGLKPYTRYTIGVTAYNSGGDGPESAEVKANTLEAEPGPPSNVKIYAFAMYILVRWEPPLEPNGIITKYRIGSNTFTGSQHNDVEITNMQETKADVREKLLGNMEPETNNVIEIQAMTAIGWGEGVRKTKRTVPWSAPAKPEKPELEGKAVNKVRVYYKFGLGGGYTHEFLVMYRKKVVGEEFRNSSWISQFEEKSVEIDRLDPDLYEFKTIARNDFPDEANPEESPESEVVEGRPLPGIFSKYYFYVTLERVSRK